From the genome of Rathayibacter sp. VKM Ac-2759, one region includes:
- a CDS encoding DUF4238 domain-containing protein, producing the protein MSPRHHLVPQFYLRNFADSNQQLALVDRDRPDRVVRSAVRKACAEVGFYRIETEVLARDEDRAGHDPESIEHHLSQFEQAAAPAVYKLLRTGWADFTTEDWYHLINHIALQTIRGHRWREDFNAMATHHMRLQLGETVTDDSVRTWLHANGRPASADDVGIFKAEMLGPSGPKLVAPDAVMIQEGIKLALGELGERLAHQMTWSLILSDTEPVLTSDEPVCWWSPGDAPVGYLTASIVWLPLSPRVILQLRDREAEHEELGLPPCSTPAGRDELVRLVNSQIANQAHRWVVHHPDDRPLDGLQIALRTTWGDQFISAKKDGSTSHELWVHRRLPAQ; encoded by the coding sequence GTGAGTCCTCGCCACCACCTCGTTCCGCAGTTCTACCTGCGAAACTTCGCCGATAGCAACCAGCAACTGGCACTGGTCGATCGCGACCGACCAGACCGCGTCGTACGAAGCGCTGTTCGGAAAGCCTGCGCCGAAGTCGGCTTCTACCGGATTGAGACCGAGGTCCTTGCTCGCGACGAAGATCGTGCCGGCCACGACCCAGAGTCGATCGAGCACCACCTGAGCCAGTTCGAACAGGCCGCGGCTCCCGCCGTGTACAAGCTGCTCCGTACAGGCTGGGCCGACTTCACCACGGAGGACTGGTACCACCTGATCAATCACATCGCTCTCCAGACCATCCGCGGACATCGGTGGCGTGAGGACTTCAACGCGATGGCCACCCACCACATGCGGCTACAACTCGGAGAAACAGTCACAGACGACAGCGTCCGGACCTGGCTTCACGCGAACGGCCGCCCCGCCTCCGCGGATGACGTGGGCATCTTCAAGGCTGAGATGCTCGGCCCGTCCGGGCCCAAGTTGGTGGCACCCGACGCTGTGATGATCCAAGAGGGCATCAAGCTCGCTTTGGGCGAACTCGGAGAACGTCTGGCCCACCAGATGACTTGGTCACTGATCCTGAGCGACACCGAGCCCGTCCTCACCTCAGATGAACCAGTGTGCTGGTGGTCACCAGGTGATGCGCCAGTTGGCTATCTGACGGCAAGCATCGTGTGGCTTCCTTTGAGTCCGCGCGTGATACTCCAGTTGCGTGACCGCGAGGCTGAGCATGAGGAGTTGGGCCTTCCTCCGTGTTCCACTCCCGCTGGCCGCGATGAACTCGTCCGCCTAGTCAATAGTCAGATCGCGAACCAAGCACACCGATGGGTCGTCCATCACCCAGACGACCGTCCGCTCGACGGCCTCCAGATAGCGCTGCGAACAACGTGGGGCGACCAGTTCATCAGCGCTAAGAAGGACGGAAGCACGAGTCATGAGCTTTGGGTCCACCGACGGTTACCCGCGCAATAA
- a CDS encoding ATP-binding protein: MARADLLLDLVEAERHGDRDRFRTLVEAVIAEERANQHHLVADRLSELITTTGQGLVRDDRATAIRDLVHEIVPSRRLDDLELAPVPRRVVTELIEEQKRAELLRSYGIEPRNRLLLSGPPGNGKTSVAEAIASELMLPFYVIRYEGVMSSFLGETAARLDNAFEFARTRRCVLFFDELDTIAKERSDQHETGEIKRVVSTLLLQIDRLPAHVLFVGATNHSELLDRAAWRRFQIRAELEPPSRSEATRFLERLAARLGGDLGFAPRTLADKLAGASYSELEEFALDVRRRAVLELPDSNLRRIVQERLEHRRGQATA, from the coding sequence ATGGCGCGCGCCGACCTGCTTCTTGACCTCGTTGAGGCCGAGCGTCACGGGGACCGTGATCGGTTCCGCACCCTCGTAGAAGCGGTGATCGCCGAAGAGCGTGCCAACCAGCACCACCTCGTGGCGGACCGTCTCTCTGAGCTGATTACCACGACCGGGCAAGGGCTTGTCCGCGATGATCGCGCCACCGCGATTCGAGACCTGGTTCACGAAATCGTCCCCAGTCGTCGCCTCGATGACCTTGAACTCGCCCCCGTTCCACGGCGGGTCGTCACAGAACTGATTGAGGAGCAGAAGCGCGCTGAGCTGCTCCGCAGCTACGGGATCGAACCTCGCAACCGGCTCCTACTGTCCGGCCCCCCGGGCAACGGTAAGACCAGTGTCGCGGAGGCGATTGCTTCCGAACTGATGCTCCCCTTCTACGTGATTCGTTACGAAGGCGTCATGTCCAGCTTCCTCGGCGAGACAGCCGCCAGGCTCGACAACGCCTTCGAGTTCGCGCGCACGCGACGATGCGTATTGTTCTTCGACGAACTCGACACCATCGCGAAGGAGCGGTCAGATCAGCACGAGACGGGCGAGATCAAGCGCGTCGTGTCCACCCTGCTGCTCCAGATCGACCGGCTCCCTGCGCACGTACTCTTCGTCGGCGCGACCAACCACAGCGAACTACTCGACCGCGCCGCATGGAGGCGCTTCCAGATTCGGGCCGAACTCGAACCCCCGAGCCGCTCCGAAGCAACGCGGTTCCTAGAACGGCTCGCCGCACGGCTCGGCGGTGACCTCGGCTTCGCTCCACGCACATTGGCAGACAAACTCGCTGGCGCCAGCTACTCCGAACTGGAAGAGTTTGCTCTCGACGTGCGCCGCCGAGCGGTGCTGGAACTGCCGGACAGCAACCTACGGCGGATTGTGCAAGAACGTCTTGAGCACAGGCGCGGTCAGGCCACTGCGTGA
- a CDS encoding S8 family peptidase, which translates to MPRLSKPSAGRQGERLAPQFGDLTAAFDAERVRLSAETPDEVDPALVVVFDLAGSIKDFRNAIDQIDGLEFLSELLGDQSDPDDDFYMAEREAGRTDKPITHSLYLVMSNAKAIEELLRLFTLWQEDPSASFVHGLGKFKSAFQQLTAIRRWGPEDRIRETGLREQWQETLDLVGQSVSTVTVEIELWYRRDAVQRVSAQTHIEQTITASGGRVIDQSQIGDIGYHAVLAELPIQQVHSVLNNGAESIRLLTTDEVMFVSPFTPMSVAPPTLEPVAEVRLPPGDRVDGLPRIALLDGLPFPNHDALAGRLVVDDPDGLAERYPLSSRNHGTAMASLIVQGDLSIGGEPLDRPLYVRPIMRPHEFAAGYEQILPNRLLTDLLHQAIKRIVEGEGGRAAVAPSVRIVNLSIGAQARALVRRMSPVGRLLDWLAHSYNLLFIVSAGNHSDPIIIPAAALTDSDAARSAATRSVYDAALLRGILPPGDALNALTIGATHEDGLGDIDVPDTVWDITHPRAPAHYGATGPGVDRSVKPDLHHTGGRALYTRPITTPGDETVTIEPAHTAIAGPGLQVAAPGRAGATNNTVFTVGTSNATALVTREASRLFDILEAGAPDAQDAALPDPQYHPLLVRALLTHASNWGDWEPRLRRELGLSNQQARRSLTALLGYGRLDASRLGTAATNRAVLVGGGLIARNQRHTYDLPLPRSLRARAEWHRFTITLAYMVPTVGQLTRYRGAKVYFATPDTSLAGGDRTDAEHNAVRRGSLQHEIVQGTRTMVFGDGDAFPIHVECMDDAQRLRAGKTVRYALVVSVETAEETSTTIHDEVRAQLRQQIRERARGRVQS; encoded by the coding sequence ATGCCGCGCCTATCCAAACCCAGTGCGGGCAGGCAGGGAGAGCGGTTAGCGCCTCAATTCGGTGACCTGACCGCAGCGTTCGACGCCGAGCGGGTGCGTCTCTCCGCGGAAACCCCCGACGAAGTCGATCCGGCGCTGGTGGTTGTTTTCGACCTCGCAGGCAGCATCAAGGACTTCCGCAACGCGATCGACCAGATCGACGGCCTTGAGTTCCTGTCGGAGTTGCTGGGGGACCAATCCGATCCAGACGACGACTTCTACATGGCCGAACGGGAAGCTGGGCGCACGGACAAACCCATCACGCACTCCCTCTACCTCGTGATGTCGAACGCCAAGGCGATCGAAGAACTCTTGAGATTGTTCACCCTGTGGCAAGAGGATCCATCGGCCTCATTCGTGCACGGCCTTGGCAAGTTCAAGTCGGCGTTCCAACAGTTGACCGCGATCCGACGATGGGGCCCAGAGGACCGCATCCGTGAGACAGGGCTACGCGAGCAGTGGCAGGAAACCCTCGACCTCGTCGGACAGTCCGTCAGCACGGTCACGGTCGAAATCGAACTCTGGTACCGACGCGACGCGGTGCAGCGCGTCAGCGCCCAGACCCACATTGAACAAACCATCACTGCCAGCGGTGGACGGGTTATCGACCAATCGCAGATCGGCGACATCGGCTATCACGCAGTGCTCGCGGAACTTCCTATCCAACAAGTTCATTCCGTACTCAACAATGGCGCGGAATCCATCCGACTGCTCACAACCGACGAGGTCATGTTCGTCAGCCCGTTCACGCCCATGAGTGTCGCGCCACCTACCCTCGAACCCGTCGCCGAAGTTCGACTCCCACCCGGAGATCGAGTGGACGGCCTACCACGCATCGCACTCCTTGACGGGCTTCCGTTTCCGAACCACGACGCCCTCGCAGGCCGGCTAGTGGTCGATGACCCTGACGGCCTTGCTGAGCGCTACCCGCTGTCATCACGCAACCACGGCACTGCGATGGCGTCACTCATCGTGCAAGGCGACCTCTCCATCGGCGGCGAACCGCTGGACCGCCCCTTGTACGTGCGACCCATCATGCGGCCCCACGAGTTTGCCGCAGGGTACGAGCAGATCCTCCCCAACAGACTCCTCACCGACCTCCTACACCAGGCCATCAAGCGCATTGTCGAGGGCGAAGGGGGAAGGGCAGCAGTCGCACCCAGCGTCCGAATCGTCAACCTCTCCATTGGTGCCCAAGCGAGAGCCCTCGTGAGAAGGATGAGCCCCGTCGGACGTCTGCTCGACTGGCTCGCCCACTCCTACAACCTGCTTTTCATCGTCAGCGCAGGCAACCACAGCGACCCGATTATCATCCCCGCCGCGGCCCTTACGGATTCCGACGCCGCGCGGTCAGCGGCAACCCGTTCCGTCTACGACGCCGCGCTCCTGCGGGGCATCTTGCCCCCGGGCGACGCACTCAACGCACTCACCATTGGCGCTACTCACGAAGACGGACTCGGAGACATCGACGTGCCCGACACCGTCTGGGACATCACCCACCCACGCGCGCCGGCTCACTACGGTGCGACAGGTCCCGGTGTCGATCGATCCGTCAAGCCGGACCTCCACCACACCGGCGGAAGGGCGCTCTACACCCGCCCGATCACCACGCCCGGTGACGAAACAGTCACCATCGAGCCGGCCCATACAGCAATCGCGGGCCCCGGCCTCCAAGTAGCCGCTCCCGGACGAGCGGGCGCGACCAATAACACCGTGTTTACGGTCGGCACCAGCAACGCCACCGCATTGGTGACGCGCGAGGCGAGTCGCCTGTTCGACATCCTGGAAGCAGGCGCACCCGATGCTCAGGACGCAGCATTGCCCGATCCGCAATACCACCCACTGCTCGTACGCGCCCTCCTTACCCACGCAAGCAACTGGGGCGACTGGGAACCGAGACTTCGCCGCGAACTTGGACTCAGCAATCAGCAGGCCCGCCGGAGCCTGACAGCGCTTCTCGGATATGGGCGGCTCGACGCCAGCCGGCTCGGAACCGCCGCAACAAACAGAGCTGTACTCGTTGGCGGAGGACTGATCGCGCGGAACCAGCGCCACACGTACGACTTGCCGCTGCCGCGGTCTCTTCGCGCGCGAGCGGAGTGGCACCGCTTCACGATCACCCTCGCATACATGGTTCCGACCGTGGGTCAGCTCACAAGGTATCGAGGTGCCAAGGTCTACTTCGCGACACCCGATACCAGCCTCGCCGGCGGAGACCGAACGGACGCTGAGCACAACGCGGTTAGGCGGGGGAGTCTCCAGCACGAGATCGTCCAAGGGACTCGAACGATGGTCTTCGGCGACGGAGACGCGTTCCCCATCCACGTCGAATGCATGGACGATGCCCAACGGCTCCGTGCAGGCAAGACCGTCCGGTACGCGCTCGTGGTCTCCGTTGAAACGGCCGAGGAAACTTCCACGACCATCCACGATGAGGTTCGCGCGCAGCTCCGGCAGCAGATTCGCGAGCGTGCCCGCGGGCGTGTGCAAAGTTGA
- the mobF gene encoding MobF family relaxase, which yields MRVMSAGDGYKYLLRTVAAADGDRSFSTPLTRYYAEAGTPPGQWLGSGVASLGSGQLAVGDRVSEAQLQLLMGMGRDPITGDPLGLAFPAYKSTSERIEARIADLAPTMSPGAMGDAVAQIQAEETERGTRRAVAGFDFTFSIPKSASVLWAVADAGTQALIGEAHHTAVAEVVAFMEREVAATRTGATAGDGAVAQVDVTGLVATAFDHFDSRAGDPHLHTHVVISNKVRTALDGKWRSLDGRPMHAAVVALSELHEAVFADHMTRTFGVKWEARDRGRDRNPAWAISGVPEELVAEFSTRARHIDTETDRLIADYVSKHGRRPAPATILKLRAQATLSTRPDKEVRSLADLTTEWRSRATAVLGQDATTWARNLTNNNSPLLLRADDVPLESIEELGTAVVEIVGEKRSTWRRWNLMAEASRQTMRWRFASMRDREAIVGMIADAAEQASLRLTPPDLATSPAAFRRVDGTSVFRPKHSTVFSSELLLAAEDRLVDRSRTLTAPAVSVGSVEKITSRPDSEGRVLSEDQADALMKIAVSGRMLDVLVGPAGAGKTTAMNALRRAWEVEHGTGSVVGLAPSAVAAQVLADDLGIQTENTAKWWQNHLVHGTSFDAGQLVIIDEASLAGTLSLDRITHLAERAGAKVLLVGDFAQLQSVDAGGAFNLVVADRDEAPELVDVHRFTNAWEKSASLALRHGRTEVIGTYLDHDRIRGGEADLMTDAAYSAWRADRDIGLASVLVAETRDQATALNTRARADLILDGTLMPGPEVELADGTMTGAGDTIITRRNDRRLRNGKDWVRNGDTWAINDVRDDGSVTIRRTGRRFGGAIVLPAAYVAEHVDLGYAVTAHRAQGITTDTAHVLVEPTTTRENFYVSMTRGKRSNHAYVVLDRADDGHAAPHPGDNPDATARSVLYGVLQHVGAELSANETITNEHEQWGSIAQIAAEYETIAAAAQRDRWATLIRDSGLTDDQASSAVDSDAFGALTAELRRAEANHHDLDRLLPRLVAARGFGDADDIASVLHHRVARATARPARSGRVREAPRLIAGLVPAASGPMADDMRQALDERRDLIKQRADAVLDSALNDGATWTKALGSPPRPQAKRQAWFRNSRTVAAYRDRYGITDDTPLGPTPVATAQKIDAARAKAALDGARSVTAGQEEALGRQRGREPLGRSF from the coding sequence GCTCCAGCTCCTCATGGGGATGGGCCGTGACCCGATCACCGGAGATCCCCTCGGGCTAGCGTTCCCGGCCTACAAATCCACCTCAGAGCGGATCGAGGCGCGGATCGCAGACCTCGCCCCAACGATGTCTCCCGGTGCAATGGGAGACGCGGTCGCGCAAATCCAGGCCGAGGAGACCGAGCGCGGGACGCGACGGGCGGTGGCGGGCTTCGATTTCACCTTCTCGATTCCGAAGTCTGCATCCGTGTTGTGGGCGGTCGCGGATGCGGGGACGCAAGCGTTGATAGGGGAGGCGCACCACACGGCGGTTGCGGAGGTAGTTGCATTCATGGAACGCGAGGTTGCAGCCACTCGCACCGGCGCGACCGCCGGCGACGGGGCCGTTGCGCAGGTCGATGTCACAGGCCTGGTCGCGACGGCCTTCGACCACTTCGACTCCCGTGCCGGTGATCCCCACCTGCACACCCATGTCGTCATCTCCAACAAGGTCCGAACCGCTCTCGACGGGAAGTGGCGGAGCCTCGATGGACGGCCGATGCACGCCGCCGTCGTCGCGCTATCCGAATTGCACGAGGCCGTGTTCGCCGACCACATGACCCGCACGTTCGGTGTCAAGTGGGAAGCCCGTGACAGGGGTCGTGACCGCAATCCCGCATGGGCGATCAGCGGCGTGCCGGAAGAGTTGGTGGCCGAGTTCTCGACTCGCGCCCGGCACATTGATACCGAGACCGACCGCCTCATCGCCGACTACGTGAGCAAACACGGCAGGCGGCCAGCCCCGGCGACGATCTTGAAGCTGCGCGCCCAAGCAACCCTCTCCACACGGCCCGACAAGGAGGTCCGATCGCTGGCTGACCTCACTACCGAGTGGCGGTCGCGCGCCACCGCCGTTCTCGGTCAGGACGCCACGACCTGGGCACGCAACCTCACAAACAACAACAGCCCGCTCCTGCTGCGCGCCGACGACGTGCCGCTGGAGAGCATCGAAGAACTCGGTACCGCGGTGGTAGAAATTGTCGGCGAGAAGCGGTCGACCTGGCGGCGATGGAATCTGATGGCTGAGGCCTCGCGGCAGACGATGCGCTGGCGCTTCGCGTCCATGCGGGATCGAGAGGCGATCGTCGGGATGATTGCTGACGCTGCCGAACAGGCGTCGCTGCGGCTGACCCCACCGGATCTTGCCACCAGTCCAGCCGCGTTTCGCCGTGTTGACGGAACCAGCGTGTTTCGGCCCAAGCACTCGACCGTGTTCTCTTCCGAGCTGTTGCTGGCCGCCGAAGACCGACTGGTCGACCGCTCTCGCACGCTGACGGCACCCGCGGTCTCGGTGGGCTCGGTCGAGAAGATCACCTCTCGCCCCGACTCCGAGGGCCGGGTTCTGAGTGAGGACCAGGCCGACGCGCTCATGAAGATTGCTGTCTCTGGCCGGATGCTCGACGTACTGGTCGGCCCCGCTGGCGCGGGCAAGACGACGGCGATGAATGCCCTGCGCCGCGCGTGGGAAGTCGAACACGGGACAGGGTCCGTGGTCGGGCTCGCGCCGTCCGCGGTGGCCGCGCAAGTGCTGGCGGACGATCTTGGCATCCAGACCGAGAACACGGCGAAATGGTGGCAGAACCACCTTGTGCACGGGACCTCGTTTGACGCAGGTCAGCTCGTCATCATCGACGAGGCGTCGCTGGCTGGCACCCTGTCCTTAGATCGGATCACGCACCTGGCTGAGCGGGCAGGAGCGAAGGTGTTGCTGGTCGGCGATTTCGCCCAGCTCCAGTCCGTAGACGCAGGCGGCGCGTTCAATCTCGTGGTGGCCGACCGGGACGAAGCGCCGGAGCTGGTTGACGTTCACCGCTTCACGAACGCGTGGGAGAAGTCAGCATCGCTGGCTTTACGGCACGGACGTACGGAGGTAATCGGCACCTACCTCGACCATGACCGCATCCGAGGCGGTGAGGCCGATCTGATGACCGATGCCGCCTACTCGGCATGGCGAGCCGACAGAGATATAGGACTGGCATCGGTGCTGGTCGCGGAGACCCGCGACCAGGCGACCGCGCTCAATACCCGCGCCCGCGCAGACCTCATTCTCGACGGCACCTTGATGCCAGGCCCAGAAGTCGAACTCGCTGACGGGACGATGACCGGCGCGGGGGACACGATCATCACCCGCCGCAACGACCGCAGACTGCGCAACGGCAAGGACTGGGTCCGCAACGGCGACACCTGGGCCATCAACGACGTCCGCGACGACGGGTCGGTCACCATCCGCCGGACTGGACGCCGCTTCGGCGGGGCGATCGTGCTTCCGGCTGCCTACGTGGCTGAGCACGTTGACCTCGGCTACGCAGTCACGGCCCATCGTGCACAGGGCATCACCACCGATACCGCGCATGTCTTGGTGGAGCCGACCACGACGAGGGAGAACTTCTACGTCTCGATGACCCGCGGCAAGCGTTCCAACCACGCATATGTGGTCCTCGACCGAGCCGACGACGGCCACGCCGCCCCGCACCCGGGCGACAACCCCGATGCCACAGCACGTTCCGTGCTCTACGGCGTCCTGCAACACGTCGGTGCCGAGCTGTCCGCGAACGAGACCATCACCAACGAACATGAACAGTGGGGCTCGATCGCCCAGATCGCCGCGGAGTACGAGACCATCGCGGCGGCCGCCCAACGAGACCGCTGGGCCACTCTCATCCGCGACTCTGGTCTCACCGACGATCAGGCAAGCTCTGCTGTCGACTCCGATGCATTCGGGGCTCTGACTGCCGAGCTACGCCGGGCCGAGGCAAACCATCACGACCTCGACCGCTTGCTCCCGCGTCTCGTGGCCGCGCGGGGATTCGGTGACGCCGACGACATCGCCTCGGTCCTCCACCACAGGGTGGCGCGGGCAACCGCACGGCCGGCACGCTCGGGCCGCGTACGCGAGGCACCGCGGCTGATTGCCGGACTTGTCCCGGCTGCGAGCGGTCCCATGGCCGACGACATGCGCCAAGCACTCGACGAACGACGCGATCTGATCAAACAGCGAGCCGATGCCGTGCTCGACAGCGCCCTGAACGATGGGGCCACGTGGACGAAAGCTCTCGGCTCGCCACCTCGCCCGCAGGCGAAGCGACAGGCCTGGTTCAGAAACTCCCGCACTGTGGCCGCCTACCGCGACCGATACGGCATCACCGACGACACTCCTCTCGGCCCCACCCCGGTGGCGACCGCGCAGAAGATCGATGCCGCCCGTGCGAAGGCGGCGCTCGACGGGGCACGTAGTGTCACAGCCGGCCAAGAAGAGGCGCTGGGGCGGCAACGTGGACGCGAGCCGTTGGGCCGTTCGTTCTGA
- a CDS encoding LA2681 family HEPN domain-containing protein: MSAYEEWYQRVLASHSESADLRVASQRVLSIAGEIDGSPLVGDEKAALRYVCSSLVINAGADLADVGLLTEGQELASRARSDTTPEQPLHFQCMYNVANAIVTASDLGLPTQATSEERASDLAENRRANRVELRRARQMFLTVGSSPYADPHTRSAAYCNLANCLDHSGRWAEAYDFYLHALEADPSNGNAAGNLAQLLMNRVQSGVGQTGHIAAVFDKYVKMAQSLRDGTISFAGADTANRWDGLEPTESPGHLSHGLDGVEDEYLKWIAAYRLALSPAVEGLGTEDPHWDSASIEVLYGGSPEEMSPPILAEMNVLKSDFLVSRQLAYEGYVQVAEGPEQKDDDSGYYVETLDYSLYGLQYSKLLLAQRSALDVLDKTAVVANDHFEVGDEARRVSFRKFWATKDGTVRPELVKAPRHALPPYALSELAYDMEDAGMYAPSQALRNAGTHRIVHAAFLDPTGVTVDARSRVDLFELVDSTMLALQVTRSAYLYLIDLVASWNHPADHPGTYMPFPSFEYMQFPEDPEQDPQADAHESRESAGAQPGPDTDRDAGPDS, encoded by the coding sequence GTGTCAGCGTACGAAGAGTGGTACCAGCGGGTTCTTGCCAGCCACAGCGAATCTGCGGATCTTCGTGTCGCCTCACAGAGAGTGTTGTCCATCGCGGGGGAGATCGACGGCTCACCACTCGTTGGCGACGAAAAGGCTGCGCTGAGATACGTTTGCTCGTCACTCGTCATCAACGCGGGGGCCGACCTTGCCGATGTCGGGCTCCTCACCGAAGGCCAAGAGCTTGCGTCACGCGCGCGCAGCGACACTACTCCCGAGCAGCCGCTGCACTTTCAGTGCATGTACAACGTCGCTAACGCAATCGTCACAGCATCTGACCTCGGCTTGCCCACGCAGGCAACCTCCGAAGAACGAGCGAGCGACCTTGCGGAAAATCGTCGCGCCAACCGAGTAGAGCTTCGCCGTGCGAGGCAAATGTTTCTCACCGTCGGATCTTCGCCGTACGCAGATCCACACACGCGGTCGGCTGCATACTGCAATCTTGCGAACTGTCTCGACCACTCCGGGCGATGGGCTGAAGCCTACGACTTCTACCTACATGCGCTCGAAGCCGATCCATCGAACGGCAACGCCGCAGGAAATCTTGCCCAGCTCCTCATGAACAGAGTCCAATCAGGAGTCGGACAGACCGGTCACATCGCAGCAGTCTTCGACAAGTACGTGAAGATGGCCCAGTCCCTGCGCGACGGCACCATCAGCTTCGCCGGCGCGGACACGGCCAACCGATGGGATGGACTCGAGCCCACCGAAAGCCCAGGACACCTTTCGCACGGCTTGGATGGCGTCGAGGACGAGTACCTCAAATGGATCGCCGCGTACAGACTCGCCCTGTCACCGGCCGTTGAAGGACTCGGCACCGAGGACCCACACTGGGACAGCGCCTCGATCGAAGTTTTATACGGCGGTTCTCCAGAGGAAATGTCTCCGCCGATTCTCGCCGAGATGAATGTCTTGAAATCTGACTTCCTCGTCTCGCGTCAGTTGGCGTACGAGGGGTATGTGCAAGTCGCCGAAGGCCCGGAGCAGAAGGATGACGACTCCGGATACTACGTTGAGACGCTCGACTATTCGCTCTACGGCCTTCAATATTCGAAGCTCCTTCTCGCTCAACGATCCGCCCTCGACGTTCTGGATAAAACAGCCGTCGTCGCCAACGATCACTTCGAGGTGGGAGACGAGGCGCGTCGAGTTTCCTTCCGGAAGTTCTGGGCAACCAAGGACGGCACTGTGCGGCCTGAGCTGGTGAAGGCCCCACGACACGCATTGCCCCCGTACGCGCTTTCCGAACTTGCATACGACATGGAAGATGCAGGCATGTATGCCCCCTCGCAGGCTCTTCGCAACGCCGGCACCCATCGAATCGTCCATGCGGCATTCCTAGACCCGACGGGTGTGACGGTTGACGCCCGCAGCCGGGTTGATCTCTTCGAACTCGTTGACTCAACGATGCTCGCACTCCAAGTAACTCGGTCCGCTTACCTCTACCTCATCGACCTTGTCGCGAGCTGGAACCACCCCGCCGATCATCCTGGTACGTACATGCCCTTCCCCTCCTTCGAGTACATGCAGTTCCCCGAAGACCCCGAACAAGATCCGCAGGCCGACGCGCACGAATCCAGGGAATCAGCTGGGGCACAACCAGGCCCGGACACTGACAGAGATGCAGGACCGGACTCGTAG
- a CDS encoding sulfate permease codes for MFRIIWAISVRTRYFLRRYMPTNILLDAIRTRRGLRWGVPAMALAIPYLYAASISAQLAEGGGPGWLHLFVMLFIWNALKFAFIGPISLALLIRVRLKEDSRSHRAVDVGAAQ; via the coding sequence ATGTTCCGAATCATCTGGGCCATCAGCGTCCGCACCCGGTACTTCCTGCGCCGCTACATGCCCACCAACATCCTGCTCGACGCCATCCGCACCAGACGCGGCCTGCGATGGGGAGTCCCAGCGATGGCGCTGGCGATCCCGTACCTGTACGCCGCGAGCATCAGCGCACAGCTCGCTGAAGGTGGCGGTCCCGGGTGGCTGCACCTCTTCGTGATGCTGTTCATCTGGAACGCGCTGAAGTTCGCCTTCATCGGGCCCATCAGCCTCGCCCTGCTGATTCGTGTTCGCCTCAAGGAGGACTCACGCTCACATCGTGCCGTGGATGTCGGCGCGGCTCAGTAG